The following coding sequences lie in one Anas acuta chromosome 17, bAnaAcu1.1, whole genome shotgun sequence genomic window:
- the PATZ1 gene encoding POZ-, AT hook-, and zinc finger-containing protein 1 isoform X2, protein MERVSEAAACGPSSGCYTYQVSRHSADMLHSLNQQRKNGGRFCDVLLRVGDESFPAHRAVLAACSEYFESVFSAQLGDGAAGGGGGGEGGTTEAAAAGGAAEAAGGAPGGGRELEMHTISSKVFGDILDFAYTSRIVVRLESFPELMTAAKFLLMRSVIDICQEVIKQSNVQILVPPARPDIMLFRPGAADLGFPLDMTNGATLAPNGNGIAGMPEDEATRAALTASQSSLPVLQGVDRLPMVAGPLSPPLLASPFQNVAASVPTLSTKRGRGRPRKANLLDSMMFGAPGGLREAGILPCGLCGKVFTDANRLRQHEAQHGVTSLQLGYIDIPPPRLGENGVPGQDDPDAPRKRSRTRKQVACEICGKIFRDVYHLNRHKLSHSGEKPYSCPVCGLRFKRKDRMSYHVRSHDGSVGKPYICQSCGKGFSRPDHLNGHIKQVHTSERPHKCQQENGSHHGISSETSTAIEKLKLQETCNASFATRDRLRSHLACHEDKVPCQVCGKYLRAAYMADHLKKHSEGPSNFCTICNRGFSSASYLKVHVKTHHGVPLPQVSRHQESIPNGGAAFHCVRTYGIKGQKCSHSDPIESSDSYGDLSDTSDLKTPEKQSTNGSFSCDMAVSKNKMETEGEKKYPCPECGSFFRSKSYLNKHIQKVHVRALGGPLGDLGPALGSPFSPQQNMSLLESFGFQIVQSAFASSLVDPEVDQQPMGPEGK, encoded by the exons ATGGAGCGGGTGAGCGAGGCCGCCGCTTGCGGCCCCTCGTCGGGCTGCTACACGTACCAGGTGAGCCGGCACAGCGCCGACATGCTGCACAGCCTCAACCAGCAGCGCAAGAACGGCGGCCGCTTCTGCGACGTGCTCCTGCGCGTGGGCGACGAGAGCTTCCCGGCGCACCGGGCGGTGCTGGCCGCATGCAGCGAGTACTTCGAGTCGGTGTTCAGCGCGCAGCTGGGCGACGGagcggccggcggcggcggcggaggagaAGGGGGCACGacggaggcggcggcggccggtGGTGCCGCGGAGGCGGCCGGCGGTGCCCCCGGGGGCGGGCGGGAGCTGGAGATGCACACCATCAGCTCCAAGGTGTTTGGAGACATCCTGGACTTCGCCTACACGTCGCGCATCGTGGTGCGGCTGGAGAGCTTCCCGGAGCTCATGACGGCTGCCAAGTTCCTGCTGATGCGCTCGGTGATTGACATCTGCCAGGAGGTCATCAAGCAGTCCAATGTGCAGATCCTGGTGCCCCCTGCACGCCCCGACATTATGCTGTTCCGCCCGGGGGCTGCTGACCTCGGTTTCCCTCTTGACATGACCAATGGTGCCACCTTGGCCCCCAATGGCAACGGCATCGCTGGCATGCCCGAAGATGAGGCCACGCGGGCTGCTCTCACCGCTTCTCAGTCCTCCCTGCCCGTTCTGCAGGGTGTGGACCGCCTGCCCATGGTGGCAGGGCCCCTTTCCCCACCACTGCTGGCCTCACCCTTTCAGAACGTTGCTGCTAGTGTCCCCACCTTGAGTACCAAGAGGGGCAGAGGGCGTCCCCGTAAAGCCAACCTCTTGGACTCCATGATGTTTGGTGCCCCTGGGGGGCTGCGAGAGGCTGGCATCCTGCCTTGTGGCCTCTGTGGGAAAGTGTTTACGGATGCTAACCGTCTTCGTCAGCACGAGGCTCAACACGGGGTGACGAGCTTACAGCTGGGCTACATAGACATCCCACCCCCGAGACTGGGTGAAAATGGTGTCCCTGGTCAGGATGACCCCGATGCCCCCCGAAAGAGAAGCAGGACGAGGAAACAGGTGGCCTGTGAGATCTGTGGCAAGATTTTTCGGGACGTGTACCACCTGAATCGGCACAAGCTGTCGCACTCTGGTGAGAAGCCTTACTCTTGTCCAGTGTGTGGGTTACGGTTCAAGCGGAAAGACAGGATGTCCTATCATGTGCGATCTCACGATGGCTCAGTGGGAAAGCCCTACATCTGCCAGAGctgtggaaaaggcttttccAG gcCAGACCACTTGAATGGACACATCAAACAGGTGCATACCTCAGAGAGACCTCACAAGTGTCAG CAGGAAAATGGCAGCCACCATGGAATAAGCTCAGAGACATCCACAGCCATAGAAAAGTTGAAACTTCAAGAG ACTTGTAATGCTTCCTTTGCCACTCGTGACCGACTGCGTTCACACCTAGCATGTCATGAAGACAAAGTTCCATGCCAGGTGTGTGGGAAGTACTTGCGGGCAGCATATATGGCAGATCATTTGAAGAAACATAGTGAAGGACCAAGCAATTTCTGCACTATCTGTAATCGAG gtttctcctctgcctcctaCTTAAAGGTCCATGTTAAAACCCACCACGGTGTTCCCCTTCCCCAGGTCTCCAGGCACCAGGAATCCATCCCGAATGGGGGAGCAGCGTTCCACTGCGTCAGGACCTATGGCATCAAAG GACAGAAATGTTCACATTCGGACCCGATTGAGAGTTCTGATTCATATGGAGACCTCTCTGACACCAGTGACCTCAAGACTCCTGAGAAACAGAGCACCAACGGGTCCTTCTCATGTGACATGGCAGtcagcaaaaacaaaatggaGACGGAGGGAGAGAAGAAGTACCCGTGCCCTGAATGTGGCAGCTTTTTCAGATCAAAGTCTTATCTGAACAAACACATACAGAAAGTTCACGTCAGGGCCCTCGGTGGCCCACTGGGGGACCTTGGTCCTGCTCTGGGATCCCCCTTTTCACCCCAACAGAACATGTCTCTTCTGGAGTCATTTGGCTTTCAGATCGTCCAGTCAGCATTTGCGTCATCCCTAGTGGATCCAGAGGTCGACCAGCAACCAATGGGGCCAGAGGGAAAATGA
- the PATZ1 gene encoding POZ-, AT hook-, and zinc finger-containing protein 1 isoform X1 yields the protein MERVSEAAACGPSSGCYTYQVSRHSADMLHSLNQQRKNGGRFCDVLLRVGDESFPAHRAVLAACSEYFESVFSAQLGDGAAGGGGGGEGGTTEAAAAGGAAEAAGGAPGGGRELEMHTISSKVFGDILDFAYTSRIVVRLESFPELMTAAKFLLMRSVIDICQEVIKQSNVQILVPPARPDIMLFRPGAADLGFPLDMTNGATLAPNGNGIAGMPEDEATRAALTASQSSLPVLQGVDRLPMVAGPLSPPLLASPFQNVAASVPTLSTKRGRGRPRKANLLDSMMFGAPGGLREAGILPCGLCGKVFTDANRLRQHEAQHGVTSLQLGYIDIPPPRLGENGVPGQDDPDAPRKRSRTRKQVACEICGKIFRDVYHLNRHKLSHSGEKPYSCPVCGLRFKRKDRMSYHVRSHDGSVGKPYICQSCGKGFSRPDHLNGHIKQVHTSERPHKCQQENGSHHGISSETSTAIEKLKLQETCNASFATRDRLRSHLACHEDKVPCQVCGKYLRAAYMADHLKKHSEGPSNFCTICNRGFSSASYLKVHVKTHHGVPLPQVSRHQESIPNGGAAFHCVRTYGIKEGQKCSHSDPIESSDSYGDLSDTSDLKTPEKQSTNGSFSCDMAVSKNKMETEGEKKYPCPECGSFFRSKSYLNKHIQKVHVRALGGPLGDLGPALGSPFSPQQNMSLLESFGFQIVQSAFASSLVDPEVDQQPMGPEGK from the exons ATGGAGCGGGTGAGCGAGGCCGCCGCTTGCGGCCCCTCGTCGGGCTGCTACACGTACCAGGTGAGCCGGCACAGCGCCGACATGCTGCACAGCCTCAACCAGCAGCGCAAGAACGGCGGCCGCTTCTGCGACGTGCTCCTGCGCGTGGGCGACGAGAGCTTCCCGGCGCACCGGGCGGTGCTGGCCGCATGCAGCGAGTACTTCGAGTCGGTGTTCAGCGCGCAGCTGGGCGACGGagcggccggcggcggcggcggaggagaAGGGGGCACGacggaggcggcggcggccggtGGTGCCGCGGAGGCGGCCGGCGGTGCCCCCGGGGGCGGGCGGGAGCTGGAGATGCACACCATCAGCTCCAAGGTGTTTGGAGACATCCTGGACTTCGCCTACACGTCGCGCATCGTGGTGCGGCTGGAGAGCTTCCCGGAGCTCATGACGGCTGCCAAGTTCCTGCTGATGCGCTCGGTGATTGACATCTGCCAGGAGGTCATCAAGCAGTCCAATGTGCAGATCCTGGTGCCCCCTGCACGCCCCGACATTATGCTGTTCCGCCCGGGGGCTGCTGACCTCGGTTTCCCTCTTGACATGACCAATGGTGCCACCTTGGCCCCCAATGGCAACGGCATCGCTGGCATGCCCGAAGATGAGGCCACGCGGGCTGCTCTCACCGCTTCTCAGTCCTCCCTGCCCGTTCTGCAGGGTGTGGACCGCCTGCCCATGGTGGCAGGGCCCCTTTCCCCACCACTGCTGGCCTCACCCTTTCAGAACGTTGCTGCTAGTGTCCCCACCTTGAGTACCAAGAGGGGCAGAGGGCGTCCCCGTAAAGCCAACCTCTTGGACTCCATGATGTTTGGTGCCCCTGGGGGGCTGCGAGAGGCTGGCATCCTGCCTTGTGGCCTCTGTGGGAAAGTGTTTACGGATGCTAACCGTCTTCGTCAGCACGAGGCTCAACACGGGGTGACGAGCTTACAGCTGGGCTACATAGACATCCCACCCCCGAGACTGGGTGAAAATGGTGTCCCTGGTCAGGATGACCCCGATGCCCCCCGAAAGAGAAGCAGGACGAGGAAACAGGTGGCCTGTGAGATCTGTGGCAAGATTTTTCGGGACGTGTACCACCTGAATCGGCACAAGCTGTCGCACTCTGGTGAGAAGCCTTACTCTTGTCCAGTGTGTGGGTTACGGTTCAAGCGGAAAGACAGGATGTCCTATCATGTGCGATCTCACGATGGCTCAGTGGGAAAGCCCTACATCTGCCAGAGctgtggaaaaggcttttccAG gcCAGACCACTTGAATGGACACATCAAACAGGTGCATACCTCAGAGAGACCTCACAAGTGTCAG CAGGAAAATGGCAGCCACCATGGAATAAGCTCAGAGACATCCACAGCCATAGAAAAGTTGAAACTTCAAGAG ACTTGTAATGCTTCCTTTGCCACTCGTGACCGACTGCGTTCACACCTAGCATGTCATGAAGACAAAGTTCCATGCCAGGTGTGTGGGAAGTACTTGCGGGCAGCATATATGGCAGATCATTTGAAGAAACATAGTGAAGGACCAAGCAATTTCTGCACTATCTGTAATCGAG gtttctcctctgcctcctaCTTAAAGGTCCATGTTAAAACCCACCACGGTGTTCCCCTTCCCCAGGTCTCCAGGCACCAGGAATCCATCCCGAATGGGGGAGCAGCGTTCCACTGCGTCAGGACCTATGGCATCAAAG AAGGACAGAAATGTTCACATTCGGACCCGATTGAGAGTTCTGATTCATATGGAGACCTCTCTGACACCAGTGACCTCAAGACTCCTGAGAAACAGAGCACCAACGGGTCCTTCTCATGTGACATGGCAGtcagcaaaaacaaaatggaGACGGAGGGAGAGAAGAAGTACCCGTGCCCTGAATGTGGCAGCTTTTTCAGATCAAAGTCTTATCTGAACAAACACATACAGAAAGTTCACGTCAGGGCCCTCGGTGGCCCACTGGGGGACCTTGGTCCTGCTCTGGGATCCCCCTTTTCACCCCAACAGAACATGTCTCTTCTGGAGTCATTTGGCTTTCAGATCGTCCAGTCAGCATTTGCGTCATCCCTAGTGGATCCAGAGGTCGACCAGCAACCAATGGGGCCAGAGGGAAAATGA
- the PIK3IP1 gene encoding phosphoinositide-3-kinase-interacting protein 1 — translation MLRGAPRLGAVLLLLLLLASARGAEECLRGDGASYRGSRSVASGGAPCLNWGLAVRSGPGAELPAAAEDHNSCRNPDGAAAPWCYVRGADGVPERRPCDIPPCPDATATTVPVPTAEVNISQEVNQVFEPADTLPSRSEAAAVQPVIGISQRVQMNSREKKDLGTLGYVLGLIMMVIIIAIGAGIVLGYIYKRGKDLKEKHEQKVYEREMQRITLPLSAFTNPACELVDENTIVVHTNQTPVEETHDGSGPLMGQAGTPGA, via the exons ATGCTGCGCGGGGCCCCGCGGCTTGgcgcggtgctgctgctgctgctgctgctggcctccgCCCGGGGAGCAGAGG AGTGCCTCCGCGGCGACGGCGCGTCCTACCGCGGGAGCCGGAGCGTGGCCTCCGGAGGAGCCCCGTGCCTCAACTGGGGGCTGGCGGTGCGGAGCGGGCCCGGCGCCGAGCTCCCGGCAG CCGCCGAGGATCACAACAGCTGCAGGAACCCCGACGGCGCCGCCGCGCCCTGGTGCTACGTCCGAGGTGCCGATGGGGTCCCCGAGAGGAGACCCTGCGACATCCCCCCGTGCCCAG atGCTACTGCTACCACAGTCCCAGTCCCTACAGCAGAGGTTAATATTTCTCAGGAGGTCAACCAGGTGTTTGAACCAGCTGATACCTTGCCCTCCCGGAGCGAGGCAGCCGCTGTGCAGCCAGTCATTGGAATAAGTCAGAGAGTGCAGATGAACTCCAGAGAAAAGAAGGACTTAGGGACACTAG GGTATGTGCTGGGGCTGATCATGATGGTGATAATCATTGCCATTGGAGCTGGCATCGTCCTGGGATATATCTATAAGAG GGGAAAAGACCTGAAGGAAAAGCATGAGCAGAAAGTTTACGAGCGTGAAATGCAGCGCATCACACTGCCACTCTCAGCGTTCACCAATCCTGCCTGTGAGCTTGTAGATGAGAACACAATTGTGGTGCACACGAACCAGACGCCTGTGGAGGAAACACACGATGGTAGTGGCCCGCTCATGGGGCAGGCAGGTACCCCTGGTGCctga
- the PATZ1 gene encoding POZ-, AT hook-, and zinc finger-containing protein 1 isoform X4, with protein MERVSEAAACGPSSGCYTYQVSRHSADMLHSLNQQRKNGGRFCDVLLRVGDESFPAHRAVLAACSEYFESVFSAQLGDGAAGGGGGGEGGTTEAAAAGGAAEAAGGAPGGGRELEMHTISSKVFGDILDFAYTSRIVVRLESFPELMTAAKFLLMRSVIDICQEVIKQSNVQILVPPARPDIMLFRPGAADLGFPLDMTNGATLAPNGNGIAGMPEDEATRAALTASQSSLPVLQGVDRLPMVAGPLSPPLLASPFQNVAASVPTLSTKRGRGRPRKANLLDSMMFGAPGGLREAGILPCGLCGKVFTDANRLRQHEAQHGVTSLQLGYIDIPPPRLGENGVPGQDDPDAPRKRSRTRKQVACEICGKIFRDVYHLNRHKLSHSGEKPYSCPVCGLRFKRKDRMSYHVRSHDGSVGKPYICQSCGKGFSRPDHLNGHIKQVHTSERPHKCQTCNASFATRDRLRSHLACHEDKVPCQVCGKYLRAAYMADHLKKHSEGPSNFCTICNRGLQAPGIHPEWGSSVPLRQDLWHQRRTEMFTFGPD; from the exons ATGGAGCGGGTGAGCGAGGCCGCCGCTTGCGGCCCCTCGTCGGGCTGCTACACGTACCAGGTGAGCCGGCACAGCGCCGACATGCTGCACAGCCTCAACCAGCAGCGCAAGAACGGCGGCCGCTTCTGCGACGTGCTCCTGCGCGTGGGCGACGAGAGCTTCCCGGCGCACCGGGCGGTGCTGGCCGCATGCAGCGAGTACTTCGAGTCGGTGTTCAGCGCGCAGCTGGGCGACGGagcggccggcggcggcggcggaggagaAGGGGGCACGacggaggcggcggcggccggtGGTGCCGCGGAGGCGGCCGGCGGTGCCCCCGGGGGCGGGCGGGAGCTGGAGATGCACACCATCAGCTCCAAGGTGTTTGGAGACATCCTGGACTTCGCCTACACGTCGCGCATCGTGGTGCGGCTGGAGAGCTTCCCGGAGCTCATGACGGCTGCCAAGTTCCTGCTGATGCGCTCGGTGATTGACATCTGCCAGGAGGTCATCAAGCAGTCCAATGTGCAGATCCTGGTGCCCCCTGCACGCCCCGACATTATGCTGTTCCGCCCGGGGGCTGCTGACCTCGGTTTCCCTCTTGACATGACCAATGGTGCCACCTTGGCCCCCAATGGCAACGGCATCGCTGGCATGCCCGAAGATGAGGCCACGCGGGCTGCTCTCACCGCTTCTCAGTCCTCCCTGCCCGTTCTGCAGGGTGTGGACCGCCTGCCCATGGTGGCAGGGCCCCTTTCCCCACCACTGCTGGCCTCACCCTTTCAGAACGTTGCTGCTAGTGTCCCCACCTTGAGTACCAAGAGGGGCAGAGGGCGTCCCCGTAAAGCCAACCTCTTGGACTCCATGATGTTTGGTGCCCCTGGGGGGCTGCGAGAGGCTGGCATCCTGCCTTGTGGCCTCTGTGGGAAAGTGTTTACGGATGCTAACCGTCTTCGTCAGCACGAGGCTCAACACGGGGTGACGAGCTTACAGCTGGGCTACATAGACATCCCACCCCCGAGACTGGGTGAAAATGGTGTCCCTGGTCAGGATGACCCCGATGCCCCCCGAAAGAGAAGCAGGACGAGGAAACAGGTGGCCTGTGAGATCTGTGGCAAGATTTTTCGGGACGTGTACCACCTGAATCGGCACAAGCTGTCGCACTCTGGTGAGAAGCCTTACTCTTGTCCAGTGTGTGGGTTACGGTTCAAGCGGAAAGACAGGATGTCCTATCATGTGCGATCTCACGATGGCTCAGTGGGAAAGCCCTACATCTGCCAGAGctgtggaaaaggcttttccAG gcCAGACCACTTGAATGGACACATCAAACAGGTGCATACCTCAGAGAGACCTCACAAGTGTCAG ACTTGTAATGCTTCCTTTGCCACTCGTGACCGACTGCGTTCACACCTAGCATGTCATGAAGACAAAGTTCCATGCCAGGTGTGTGGGAAGTACTTGCGGGCAGCATATATGGCAGATCATTTGAAGAAACATAGTGAAGGACCAAGCAATTTCTGCACTATCTGTAATCGAG GTCTCCAGGCACCAGGAATCCATCCCGAATGGGGGAGCAGCGTTCCACTGCGTCAGGACCTATGGCATCAAAG AAGGACAGAAATGTTCACATTCGGACCCGATTGA
- the PATZ1 gene encoding POZ-, AT hook-, and zinc finger-containing protein 1 isoform X3 yields MERVSEAAACGPSSGCYTYQVSRHSADMLHSLNQQRKNGGRFCDVLLRVGDESFPAHRAVLAACSEYFESVFSAQLGDGAAGGGGGGEGGTTEAAAAGGAAEAAGGAPGGGRELEMHTISSKVFGDILDFAYTSRIVVRLESFPELMTAAKFLLMRSVIDICQEVIKQSNVQILVPPARPDIMLFRPGAADLGFPLDMTNGATLAPNGNGIAGMPEDEATRAALTASQSSLPVLQGVDRLPMVAGPLSPPLLASPFQNVAASVPTLSTKRGRGRPRKANLLDSMMFGAPGGLREAGILPCGLCGKVFTDANRLRQHEAQHGVTSLQLGYIDIPPPRLGENGVPGQDDPDAPRKRSRTRKQVACEICGKIFRDVYHLNRHKLSHSGEKPYSCPVCGLRFKRKDRMSYHVRSHDGSVGKPYICQSCGKGFSRPDHLNGHIKQVHTSERPHKCQTCNASFATRDRLRSHLACHEDKVPCQVCGKYLRAAYMADHLKKHSEGPSNFCTICNRGFSSASYLKVHVKTHHGVPLPQVSRHQESIPNGGAAFHCVRTYGIKEGQKCSHSDPIESSDSYGDLSDTSDLKTPEKQSTNGSFSCDMAVSKNKMETEGEKKYPCPECGSFFRSKSYLNKHIQKVHVRALGGPLGDLGPALGSPFSPQQNMSLLESFGFQIVQSAFASSLVDPEVDQQPMGPEGK; encoded by the exons ATGGAGCGGGTGAGCGAGGCCGCCGCTTGCGGCCCCTCGTCGGGCTGCTACACGTACCAGGTGAGCCGGCACAGCGCCGACATGCTGCACAGCCTCAACCAGCAGCGCAAGAACGGCGGCCGCTTCTGCGACGTGCTCCTGCGCGTGGGCGACGAGAGCTTCCCGGCGCACCGGGCGGTGCTGGCCGCATGCAGCGAGTACTTCGAGTCGGTGTTCAGCGCGCAGCTGGGCGACGGagcggccggcggcggcggcggaggagaAGGGGGCACGacggaggcggcggcggccggtGGTGCCGCGGAGGCGGCCGGCGGTGCCCCCGGGGGCGGGCGGGAGCTGGAGATGCACACCATCAGCTCCAAGGTGTTTGGAGACATCCTGGACTTCGCCTACACGTCGCGCATCGTGGTGCGGCTGGAGAGCTTCCCGGAGCTCATGACGGCTGCCAAGTTCCTGCTGATGCGCTCGGTGATTGACATCTGCCAGGAGGTCATCAAGCAGTCCAATGTGCAGATCCTGGTGCCCCCTGCACGCCCCGACATTATGCTGTTCCGCCCGGGGGCTGCTGACCTCGGTTTCCCTCTTGACATGACCAATGGTGCCACCTTGGCCCCCAATGGCAACGGCATCGCTGGCATGCCCGAAGATGAGGCCACGCGGGCTGCTCTCACCGCTTCTCAGTCCTCCCTGCCCGTTCTGCAGGGTGTGGACCGCCTGCCCATGGTGGCAGGGCCCCTTTCCCCACCACTGCTGGCCTCACCCTTTCAGAACGTTGCTGCTAGTGTCCCCACCTTGAGTACCAAGAGGGGCAGAGGGCGTCCCCGTAAAGCCAACCTCTTGGACTCCATGATGTTTGGTGCCCCTGGGGGGCTGCGAGAGGCTGGCATCCTGCCTTGTGGCCTCTGTGGGAAAGTGTTTACGGATGCTAACCGTCTTCGTCAGCACGAGGCTCAACACGGGGTGACGAGCTTACAGCTGGGCTACATAGACATCCCACCCCCGAGACTGGGTGAAAATGGTGTCCCTGGTCAGGATGACCCCGATGCCCCCCGAAAGAGAAGCAGGACGAGGAAACAGGTGGCCTGTGAGATCTGTGGCAAGATTTTTCGGGACGTGTACCACCTGAATCGGCACAAGCTGTCGCACTCTGGTGAGAAGCCTTACTCTTGTCCAGTGTGTGGGTTACGGTTCAAGCGGAAAGACAGGATGTCCTATCATGTGCGATCTCACGATGGCTCAGTGGGAAAGCCCTACATCTGCCAGAGctgtggaaaaggcttttccAG gcCAGACCACTTGAATGGACACATCAAACAGGTGCATACCTCAGAGAGACCTCACAAGTGTCAG ACTTGTAATGCTTCCTTTGCCACTCGTGACCGACTGCGTTCACACCTAGCATGTCATGAAGACAAAGTTCCATGCCAGGTGTGTGGGAAGTACTTGCGGGCAGCATATATGGCAGATCATTTGAAGAAACATAGTGAAGGACCAAGCAATTTCTGCACTATCTGTAATCGAG gtttctcctctgcctcctaCTTAAAGGTCCATGTTAAAACCCACCACGGTGTTCCCCTTCCCCAGGTCTCCAGGCACCAGGAATCCATCCCGAATGGGGGAGCAGCGTTCCACTGCGTCAGGACCTATGGCATCAAAG AAGGACAGAAATGTTCACATTCGGACCCGATTGAGAGTTCTGATTCATATGGAGACCTCTCTGACACCAGTGACCTCAAGACTCCTGAGAAACAGAGCACCAACGGGTCCTTCTCATGTGACATGGCAGtcagcaaaaacaaaatggaGACGGAGGGAGAGAAGAAGTACCCGTGCCCTGAATGTGGCAGCTTTTTCAGATCAAAGTCTTATCTGAACAAACACATACAGAAAGTTCACGTCAGGGCCCTCGGTGGCCCACTGGGGGACCTTGGTCCTGCTCTGGGATCCCCCTTTTCACCCCAACAGAACATGTCTCTTCTGGAGTCATTTGGCTTTCAGATCGTCCAGTCAGCATTTGCGTCATCCCTAGTGGATCCAGAGGTCGACCAGCAACCAATGGGGCCAGAGGGAAAATGA